In the Sulfobacillus thermosulfidooxidans DSM 9293 genome, GTGGTCAAATCGCGAGAAATGGTTCGGCACCGATAGGTTCTCTTCGCTAACTTTCGCAAATACGCACGTGTGATAGGCTTCATGCGTCACCTCATTATTAAGATGTGATGAGGCTCCCCACTAAAATACTCCACCCCACGGCAATAATCACGGCATGGGGCAACCAAGCATGAGGAGCTATCGCACACGCGACAACCCCTATGGTAAAGCCACTCATGATCGCCACGCCAAGAATAATTTTCTCTCCCTGCTGGATTTCTTCGGCCTTTTTCCATCGTATTTTCATCATGATCTAGTCGTCCTTTCGATGTATTTGAATCGGACTCAATGGAATTTTGTCCGATACAGCAAAACCCCGCAAAACCTTATGAATACAGGATTTGCGGGGTCACAACAAGCCAATGGGCGTCAAACCCCTCGGAGCAATCAGACATAATAGCCTCGTTTTGATGATTGACGCCGATCCCTATTGCAGGCTGGCGGTGGCGGTTATGGCGCCGGAATACGTGCCGGGGGGCGTATTGGCGGGAATGGTCAGGGTGGGCTGATCGGCAATAATGCTGGTCGTCCCGCTGCCGTCATCCAGCTCCATCGTGCCGCCGGTGTCCCAGTTTGTTGCCGTGCTGCTAACGCTCCCGTTCGTCTGACTCCCCAATCCCATCATGTAAGTGGATGTCCCACTTGTGGAATTGCCTGTCCATTCGGCGTTGTGTCCCCCAAAGGCCGTATCCACCGAAATATCACTTGGGGCGATGGTGTCGGCCGTATTGGCCGTATTGACGAGGCCGGCCGATGACCAGGCGAGCGTCCAAGCCGTGGGACCCGTGAGATTGGTCGCGGTGGCATGCTGCACCACGTAGTCCGACGCTGTGACCGTTTGGGTGCTGGAACTCGGATTGACGGCCGGAAAGGTCAGCCCCGACAAACTACTGTCGGTGGTGGGCGGCGTGCTGGTTTGCGAAATCACGCCAGAGCCATACGCGATGCTCAGCGTGAGGGTTGGAGAGTTCACGGTAGCCGTGAGCGGAATGCTGGCCGCTTGGGCGGCTTGGGCACCGGTCATCAGACCAGCTGCCAAAAGGGCGGGAATCAATGCAAATTTAGACATGGTGTCTCCCCCTTCGGATTTGTGGCATTTGAGGTTTCTGGGGTGTCTTGCGCCGCCTGGTCACCAGCCGACGCAAGAGGTCTAACGTGGCATAGAGGCCCGCAAAGGTCACCAACGCCGGCCCGGGCACCGAGAGGACATGGCGGGTGATCGTATGAGTCCCCGCCTGAATGGTCACGGTATCCCAACCGGGTGGGAGCACAGCGGGTAACGTCAAATGGAGGGCATACGTTTGCCCGGGCAAGATGGGCGCATTCAACGCGATGGCATGCTGCGGGTGTCCGTTGACAGCAAGATGGACGGTAGGCAACCACCAGCCTCGTCGGGCCGCCTTTAGCCGAACCGTGATCGGAGGGGGTGGGCCAAAACCCCACACAATCCACGGGGGCGCCTTGGCCCAGGTGCAAGTGCCTTGCGCCGGATCAGCCCCATTCGGAGCAAGCACCGGGGCCGCAATCGCTAATTGTGTCGCCAGGGGCGCCTGCCCATGACTGGGAGTGGGCACAAACCGGAGTTCAACGGACGCGAAACGTGGCGATTGCGTCTGCAACACCACCCTCTCGGTGGGATGCTGGGGACCGAGCTGGAACGTAGAGGGCACCACCCGATAGCCCACGTGCGCCACCGGCTGCCAACGGCCCTGGACAATCAGATCCCATTGGACGGTATACCGCACCGGTTGGGAAAACCCGTGCTCCGTGATGGCCAGCGGCACGGGTGCCTTGCCGGGCATAATGATAGCCGGAGTGAGGCTAATCGCGGGGATCATCGGGGTGCGCCTCCTTCCGAGCCACACGGCGATCAATATCGGCTAAAAGCAAATCCGCGATAAGGCCCAGCACGGCCAGGACCCAGAGAAGTCCGATAAGCCATGTCGGGAGGTGGATAGACGGCACACAACAGACCGTGGCCGTCTGACACACAGTGGCATGTATGGGAATCATTCTGATGGCTCCTTTCTTCCCTGCTGAAATAATTTATCGAGATCATTGATGGATGGGGATGCTTGCTCTTGGTCTTGGTCTGGGTCTGCCTTATCCAATGTCCCGGCCTCGTTCGACCGCCCGAATTTTGCGCAAAGCCCGTTGCAACGCATTATCGACGGATTTGACAGATAATCCCATGTCCGCGGCGATCGCCGCATAAGAGCGGCGATGCACCCAGCCGAGCCAAACCGTCCACTCACGCGGCGTCAACGCATCCGCCCATTGCATCCACCGTTCCTGCCAGGTTTCCTGCTCGACGAGCCATGCCACCGGATCCGTCGCGCGCGGGTCCGCCGCCCAGTCTTCCCACGTGGTCCGATCATCCGCATCCGGCGTGATCGGAGCCTGCAAGGACCAGGCTTGGGAGAGGACGAGATGTTTGTGCCGATGGACGGCTTTAAGACGGGAGGCCAATCGGCGGCGCACCGTCGTGCGCCAAAAACTGAACCAGGGGGCGCCCCGGCCGGGGCGAAAGGCTTGCACCGCAATCCACCACGCCATGGCCGCTTCTTGCATCCAATCCGTGTGGCTCATGCTGGCATCCCAGACCCGTCGGGCCTCGAACATCACGCCGTCCCGGTCGTGGTGCCACAACCACGTGGCACTGTCCGGATCGGTCCGGGCGCGTTCCACAACGGCATGAATCCGCCACCAAGTCATCGGAACCACCCGGGCCCGCCACCCTCGCACCCGGGGACAGGTGCGCCGCCGGATCACAGTGGCCTGTATGGGAATCATTGTGATGCCTCCTTTCTTCCCTGCTGAAATAATTTATCGAGATCATCGATGGATGGGGATGCTTGCCCTTGGTCTTGGTCTGGGTTTGCTGGCTTGTCCGGTTCCGCCGCCCCCAACACCCGCAAGGCGTGGGCCTTCAGATTCGCAGGCGGCGGGCGCAAAGTACAGCCCGCCTGCTGGAGAGCATCCCGCCAATCGGCTAGCGACAGCGCAATCAACGGATCATCAGGATGGGCGATCCGCGCCGCATGCTGCCACGCCGGATCAATCTGCTCGTAATAGGCGACGCTGCGGAGGATCACCGCATTATAGCCGCTCTTATGCGCCAGCACTTGATCCTTGCCGAGCCGCGAGACTTCATCCGGCAGGATCAAGCTGCGGCCTGACGCTGAGAGATTGTGGGAGGAACCGCTACCGCCTTGACCGCCGCTCGATGAGGTCCCAAACGACTGCGTGTACACCGTGGTTTGGCCGGCGCGGTCGGATACCCGCTTAGCGGATTCTGGCCCTAAGCCCGGAAAAGCGAGCCATAAATGCGCGGCATCCAATAAGGCGTCCGCATCCCCTTTGCCATAGAGATGCTCCAATTGCCCTACGGCTTGTAACCCCATGACCAGGGATACGCCTAAGCCCGGCAAAATCGTCGCGGCCTCCACCATCTCGGGCATCTGGCCGATGTTCGCGAATTCATCTAGCAATAGCCACAAGGGGCGTTGCAAATGATTTTCCGACGCTTGAATGCGGCGTAACACTAACAGCAGGGACGAGAGGGCGAGGCGAATGGGCGGGTACGCGGCCGGAGACGCGGCGATATAGATGATCCACGGCCGCCTGGCGTGACGCAAGAGCAGATCCCACTCCGGGGCGGGAATGGTTTCGTGGTAGCCCGCCGCCACTTGCAGAATCTCGCGGCGCATCAGCGGGGCCAGACGGGCTAACAGATCTGCGGACACATTGTTGGCTAAATTTCCTTCGGACTTGGCAATATTCGCAATCATGGCCCAAGACGCCGCCAGCCAGCCATTGTCGGCCAGCCGCTTCGCGACGGCCTGCTGAATGGCCCGATCCCGCAACAGATGCCCCACAATCGCCATGACATCCAGTAAACTCGGTCCGCGACTCGAGAATTCATCCGCATCGGGAGCCTGCGCAGCCGCGCCAATCGCCACTTGACAAATCGTTCGCGTCATGTTTTGCCAAAAGGGCTCTTTTTCGGGGGTCCGCGGCACCATCGCCAAAGACAGCGTTTCAATGTCCGCGTCGGTCAGCGCTTCCCGCCCGCCGCTAAAAAATAAGGGTTCAAACGCGGTACTTTGGGCGGGATTGGTGAAATCAATATTGAACACGTCGTAACCGTGTTGCTGAAAATACCACCACGTGGTGGCGAGGAATTCACTCTTCGGATCCATCACGATAATGTTCGGCGGGTACGGATTGGCGGGAGCCGCCAATAAATTCGGCATAAAGAAGCGGGCGCCTTTGCCGCTCCGGGGCGGACCCAGCACCAAGACATTGTGGCCCGTGGGCCAGGTGGGCATTCGCACGGGCCGCCAGCCCACGTCCGCAAACGCGAAAGCCCCACACAAGAGGGCCGTGGGCGGCTGCCGCAGCACTTCCGCCCATTCGGCGGGATTGCCCCACTCGGCGCTCCCGTGCGAATCAGCGGGCATGGGGCGGCCCCCCTTGGTTATCACGGGTATAAAGCGTGTTCAATGTTTCGGCCTCTTGTTGCCGGGGCCGTTGAGGCTTTGGGCGGCAATACGGCTTATACGGCTCTATCCGCACGGCCTCGCGAGCAAAGCGCCAGCGATCAGGAACAGACAGACCCAACGGACCGGCCGCCCAAAACAGCCCGAGCTGCTTGAGCCAGCCGCCCGCGCTGCACACCACACGACGCAAGGGCGGCCACCGGCGTGGGAAGACCACCCAAAAGGTCGCGGAGGCGATCAGCCCATACCAGCCCGCGGCTGGCATCGGGACAACAATATGCGCAATGAGGGCGGGCGGGAGTGCACTGAAGACCCAGAGCCAAAACCACGCAAAGCCGATCAGGACCAGCAGCACCCGATTCATCACCCACAGCCGCAGCCCCAGGCGATCATGGAGCCACTGCTTCTCAGTGGCCTCTTGTTCCGCGTTTAGCCAACTTAATACCTCATCAATCTCTTTGCGGTTCACGTTCTCATCCCCCTTTATCTTGTTGACTGTTAATCAGCTGACGCAAAATGTTAAAGGCGGCCAGTGTGGCAATGCGTGTGGCCTCTTCCAACGCCTCCCGCGCAATCTTCCGCGCAAGAAACCGATTTTGAATGCCGTAATCGCGGGCCGCATTCGCCAATTCCTGTTCCGTTGGCCACTGCATGACTAGGGCCTCGCCAACGTGCGGTCATGCGGGCCGCATGCCCGTAAGATAATGCCGTCCGGCATGGGCTTAAAGGTTACACGCCACGGTCCAGCCCGTAACTCCCAGAGGCCCGCATGCGTTTGCAGCGGGGCGGCCCGAGTGGGAATCCGTCGGCAAAAATGCAAATGAATCGCGCGGTCGATAGCAGCTTGCGCGACGGCAGGCAACCGTTGATACATCCGGTCAAACCGCTTGCTGCGAATGATCGGCTTATCGTTCACGATCAACATCTTTTGTCCTCCCTTCTGTTTGATGATGCTGCCAGCGATTCAGCACGTGCTGCCACAAATCCCGCATACGGTCGGGATCTGTTTGCCAGCACTCGTTCCAATCCTTGCCCTGAGGAGGTTTCAGGCGGCCTGTTGGTTTATCTTTTAGGCGCCCGGCTAATCGGTTGAACTGTCGTTCGCCTGCCCCATCCGCATCCTGAGCTCCCAGCACATGGGTAATGCGCTCAAAAGCTACCAGCGGAATATCGGCCGATCCGCCGCTGGCTAATAGCGTGATGAGGTGATCCCACTGATCGGGAAGCACGGAGGCGATAGATAAGGCATCAATCGGAGCTTCCACCACCACCCCGAGCGGGCCGGAGCCGAGAGACCACCACCCTTTATCGGTTTGCGTACCTGGCACCATCGGGCCATTTTGACCCCCAAACTTTGTGGGCGGCTCATCCCGCATCCAGCGCATGATCGCACCAGTCATATGGCCGTTAGCATCACGCATAGGGAATACCACATAGCCGCCATACCAATCGCCAAAGCCTGCGTACAAATCTCCGTGCCGCATCGCAAAATCAATCACCGAGGGGCTTATCCCTCGGTGATGGTGCAAATATTCGGTTACGTTGCGGCGTTCCACCAAATGATCGCGGATTCGAGGTGGCGGCTTGAACCGCTTCGCCTCATTGGTGGGTTGTGGTTCAGAAGGATTAAGGGCCGTAGCGGAAAGAGATTGGGATTGCAACCATGCGGTAGCTTCTCGAATATCGTGGACTACTCCGGCTGATAGCAAAAAATTGATCGCTCCGACCTTTTGCCCCGGCCAATCCGCCGACGGTCCGGTTTTCCACGAAAAGCCATCGGATTGACCGGGATTTTTGATAATGTTCACTTTACCCAAAGGTGTGCGATATTGCATATACCGTGCGCTTTTTTCTGTGATTTCCGCATCGGGCCATAATGCCTTGATCACGTCGCTCAGCGGCACGCGCCGCAATTCGGTGATGGTGTCCACGTTTGTCATCGCTCTCGCCCCTGCTGTTTTTGTTTTTTGACGGGGTACTCATACGGGTTTTCGCGATTGAAGAGATGCTCTTGCTTAAAACGCGCCCAATAGTCATCAAACGATTCCCCCGGTTTCCGCTCAAACCGCTGGAGCTGGTTGGCCTTAAAAAACGTGATTTCGTGCTGGGGCACCTCGTGAAAGTCCCATCCCCGCACGGAACCCGATTTGGCATCAAATCCCACGATTTCGTGGGAGGCTTCGTGATGCCATAGCCGCAGGCCGGGATCTTTTCCGAAAAGCAGCACCCATCCGGCATCGTAGAGCCGCCGTGAGGCTTGATCTATGAGGTGATCGATTGCCTCGCCCAAAGGACTTCGAGAGACCGAATAAACCCCGTGGTCAATCGCTTTGGGCGGACTGGAAAAGTAATCCACCCCCAAGGCAGCGTACAGTGCATCAAACATTGTTATCCCTCCTACCTGACCAATTCGCGCATCGGGGCAATGGGAATCACCGAAACCACCACGGCCTTGCCCTTGGGAGCTGATAGCAGTTGATAAATGGGATTCGTGTTGGGTACATATTCCAGGCTGCACGTGGTGGCCGTGTGCCCAATACCGCAGGGATCGGCCAACATGCGGGTATCGTGAGCAGGAATAAAGCGAATCATGGGGAGGCGGGCATTCGATTGCCACATGACGATCAGCGGTACCTTGGCTACAGATGTGCCTGGGCCAAAATTATACGAAATATCAGCGGGTTTTGCCGGCAACACAGGCGCGGCCACGGTCTTAGGCTGTGTGATCGCACGATGCCCAAACCACCCCGCCGTTCCGAGCCATGCGGCCCCCAGCGCGATAATGCCAATTAGCCCCGCCTTTTGCAGGCGGGGGCTAACTTTCACTTGATTCATAGGTTTATCCCTTCCTTATTGAGGATTGCTAAATGGAAAACCAAGCTGCGAATAAGCGTAGAGCTGTGGCCCACTGCCAATGTGGCCTGTGGGCGGTATCGTGAACACGAGCACATTGGTGAACATGGGCGTGGTGGTATAGTGCTCCCCAAAAATGTGTCGCACCGCCCAGGGACTCATGAATTCGTAATATCCACGTGATCCGAGGTTCATCACCTCAACATCTTTGTAGGGCACTTCCCCGAAAATCATGTGCCCGTTGGCATTCTCAAACAGGAAGCCCAAAGGCTGGTGCTGGTTCACGGTGGGCACAATCACCCCGGGATCGGCCCCCATGTCGAATGGATTCCAAATCCCCTGGGCATTTTGCACGGGCTGCCAAGGGGTGCCGCCGCCAAAGTTCGTGATGGCTTGCCGATCCACGAGCGGCAATTGCTTCCAAATGGTCGTGGGCACCGCTTGCACCGCGGCCGTCGGCGGCAGGCCACCCCACCACGGATTTTGATATGACAATTGTTCCTGGAGGGTTTGACCGGGCGGGAGACTCGCTGCCAACGCGCTACCACCAGCCAATAGTACCCCTATAGCACCCATCAAGAATCCTGCGGTACGCAATTTCACAAAAATCACTCCTCGTTGTCTTGATCAATAAAAACGCCCGCTTTTTCGAGCGGGCGTTATGACACAACGTTGCAGAAAAGAGACAAATCCTCCATTACATAAAGGAATAGCCAAAATTGAGCATACGCCCCCCCTTTCTTTGCTACCCGCGACTGCAACCGCACCGGCTGGCCGCCAAGGATTTACGCTACACCAAGATATTAAATCTTGCAGGCGGTAAACACAACATATATGACATGTTCACCTATCACATACAATATCTTGTATTACCCCTAGCACACCTAGTATCAAAAATTTCTAAAAATGGCTCGAATGGACTATCCACTGATGAACAGGTTAATGCTCGGGGTTCAGTTCATTGTTCAGCTTATCCAGAGCCAACGCTTTCTGATCGGATATTTGCAATCTTCGTGCCAAATCGCCTAACTCCGCGCCAGCAAACTCAGATATTGAGGCATAAGCGTGCATGTCCTCACGTTGGCGGCTAAACGAGACATACCCAATCCCCCGCTTGTCACGTGGAGAAATCCAGTAATACGCTCGATCCACCGTCTTACCCTGTCCTTTGTGAGCCGTGGAAGCATAAGCCAGTTCAAAAGTGCGGTATTTTTGCGGATTAAACGTCACGACTTTATCTGCGTTGACAAGACGCACCCGCAACCGGCCCCGATCATCCATGCCAATCACTTCCCCGATATTCCCGTTAATCACGCCAATCTGCTTATCGCCCTTCCGAAAGCGAATCTGATCGCCTTGATACAGCTCTTTCACACCCCGTTTATTGCGATAATGCGCCAGCACCAAGGGACCTAAAACCCCCTCATCCCGTAACCGTTGTTGTGCTGTTCGCGCCAACATGGCCGTATGCTTGTTGGTGGCTGTGATCATCAGCTGCGATCCGCCGTGCTGCACGCGATCCATCCACCATTGATCGATAATCGCCCGGGCCGTGGCCGCTTCATCCGCGTGCCACGAGAGCTGTCCGTGCCGCGCATACTCTTCGAGCGCTTGAGCCGCTTTTCCTTCGGATACCGCGATCCCCGCCTCCCGCTGCCAATCTTGCTTTTGGCGAAAAACCTGTGTGAGCTGGGCGTCCGCTCCCACCGTTTGGGTCATCTGCCGGGCAGCCGCAAAGCCCCCGCCTGCGCCTATACTTTGGATTTGCTTTTCATCGCCGGTAAAAATAATCTTTGTCCCCGCTTGGGCAGCATGAGCGACCAAGCGGGCCATCTGATCCGTGTCGACCATTGCCGCCTCATCGATCACAAGCACCGTGCGAGAATCAAGCAAGGGAGATTCAGCAGGGGAGCGAAGCGGGGCTTGTAACCATCGGGCTTTCTCCCCTGCTGATAATTCATCCCACTCTGGTACATTTTCGCCATCTGGCGTTTGCTCCCGATATGCGTCATAGGCCATTCTTCCCAAGGCTTCGCCTTTTTCCTTGGGGCCGCCTAACTGATACAATATCTTGGCGACGCTCACACTCTCGATTCCCGCTTCCTGCTGCATATTCTCGGCGGCCTCGTTGGCTATCGCCGCCCCCATCACGCGATACCCCGATGATTCGTAAGCCATCCGCACCGCTTGCAGAATCGTGGTTTTACCGGTCCCCGCTGCGCCGCGCAATGTGGCAACGTTTGACGCGCCCGTTAACGCGGCTATCGCCGCTCGTTGCTCGCCGCTCAGGGTAAAGCCGTGCTTTTGCTCGGTCTCGGCTATAGCTAGCGCGACGTGATCCGCGTCCGCGGCTCCATCTTTCGCCTGCGCCATCTGGGTGATGTGGGCCATCATTTGGCGCTCCCGCTGGAGGTGTTCGGCCGTTGTCCACGCGCCGTCAGCCGCCAACCGGACAATGCCGTGGGCATTCGGATCGCTCACAATAGCTTCGGCCATCTGCAACACCTGATCCGCGCCCAATTTGCCATAAGCCGCCTGCCCCAGAGATAGGATGAGATCTTGGGTCTGAAAGGTAGCCTCCTTGCGAGTCAACTTTTCACGCAAGCGCGGCCATTCATTCCATAACTGCCGTGCAGCCTTTTCCGGCCGCGTGGGATGATGATTCATCAGATCATAATTGTGATCAGCATCCCATCCGTGGGTTTGCGCCTCGTACTGCCAGCGCTGGAATAATTCATCCCGATTTATGCGCCCTTTGTCCGGCCGGTCCTTGCGCCATGCCTTTTCCGCCGCCTTGGATTGGCCCGTCGCCCCGTGTTGCTCCATCTGCTGATGCCGCTTACTCCATTCTTCCTGCAAAGCCTTGGGCACGCCCTCAATCCGAAAGGTGTCCCCCCGCCCCCGCCCGCGGACCACGTGAAAGCCTAACTCCGCCAATTGACGTGCGAATTCTGATTGGTATAACATGCCCGCAACCAATCGCTGCTCATAGAGCGGGTGAGACTCAATGGTGCCCCACGTGCCGTCGTCGCGTTGGGCCATGTTCGCTACGAGCACATGGGAATGCAAGTGAGGATCACCGGCGCGGCTGGTCGCGTGCTCGTATTCGGCCGCTATCAGCTCAACCCGCTCTTTGCGGGTGCCGCCTTTCCCGCGCCGCGTGAAACCCGCATTGTGCGATAAATATTCAAAGGCTTTGGCAACCGCTTGTTTGTGGGCCTCTTCTAGGGCCTGCCGCAATTCCGCATCGGCCGTCGCCCAAACTACAGAAACACTTTTCGGTGCTGAGAATGTGAGATCCCAGCCCGCTGCATGCGGCTTTTGCTTTTGCGCTTGGCCTAGGGGTTTTCCGTGCCACTGGCCCGCGAGAAGATCTTGCAACTCACCAGCCTTCACAATATCGCCAGCTTGCCGCCCCAGTGCCTTTGCTCTCGCCCCGATCCATTGCCCGGGCGGTTCACCGCTGTCCGCAAAATACCGGACCGCGCCGGTGGCGGGATCAATCTCGCGATCCCGCTTCGTTTGACCTTCAAAATATTTGGCAGCGGCGCCGCCATTTTTGATTTTGGATATGGTTAACATGTGCCTATCCCCTTCCTGTGTTTGCGATGACTGTCACCAGAAACGGATTTTCCGGATCTGGTAGATCTAGCAACAAGTAAGACGATCAAGATAAAATCCCAGATCACCACAACCGCTAAGCCAACTGCGACCCCACCATCAGCGAATCACCGCCTGAATCCACGCGGCCGGGGCACCGTTCTCCGCCAGCACATGCAATGCCCAGATATCCACCAAGCGTCCCACGAGTAATGTGATCGCTAGCCGGACTGCTAACGCTCTGATCATGGTTGCACCACCTTTCTCACGACGGCGGCGGCATCCTCCGGCGAGCGGCCCGCGGCCACCAGCACGGTTTGCGCCACCTGATCGCTCACCTTATGCGTCAACTTCTGGATGGCCTCATTGAGGAGGGATTGAATCATCTCATGGAGGCCTTCCCGATCTAATCCACTAACCAGGAGCGCACGCATAGCATCGGATCGTGTGAGCTTGCGCTCCTCGGCATATCGATCAATGCGATCCGCGAGCAAGCGCGGGAGTCGCAAAGTTACCTGCTCATCCATTTTTTTCCTCCCTTCTGTATATCCCAAAAGAATCGGATCTTTGTGTCACTTGACTTTCATTATTCGCCGCCAAGCCACAAATCCCTCATAACGTCCAGAAAAATTTGCAGTGCAAAACCTACGGATTCGAGACAAAAATAAGCGGATCTGTAATGCGATATGTGATGCAGGGCAAGCCTTGCGGCGCAAGGATTGTCGCATCCTGCTGCAATGCCTTTTTTTGCACCAAAGGTGCATAGTGTGCGCGGTAATGCGGGGACTTGCCCCGCGTTACCATTTATTGGGGCCGTTAGGCCATGCTGTCTTTGGGGCCGCCTTCGCCCCCAAAGGCTGCCAAAATCGCGGCGGCGTTGGCCTTCTCTTGCTCTTGCTGAGCAGCGGGAGTTCGGGACGGCTTAGAGAAATCAGCAGGGGAGGCAGGGCGGTGATTCTGTAATAGGCTCTCAATGGCCTCCAACTTCTGGAGCACCTCTTGCCCGCCGCCTGGCAGCAGATACCACCGGAGGGCTTGGCGAATGAAGGCAGATCGGCAGCGGGGGGGCACGGCTTTCAAAGCGGTTTCTAAATCTTTGTCGGCTTTTCCTGTATGAAACTGAAATAGCATATACCGCACCCCTTTCAACCCTTTAGACCCACAGCCTTTCATACATAATGCTTTTTGCAGGCCATAGCCTTTTGCATTATGTATGCAAACTCGCGTGTAACGCCGCGAGAAAACCTTGTGCATTGGCCCATTGCGGCTCATCAGGGATTACTACAGTCATCGGGGCAACCCGTTCCCTGAAATGATTGCCCACGGGCTCGGCCCCCCCACCACAGACCACAATGCCGGCTAAGCGATCAAAAGCCCGCCCCAGCCGGGCCTTAATGGACTCAGCCAACTGCCCAGCTAACCGCGCTTGCGCTGTTTGGCGTGTGGGCACCAGATCCATACGCTGTCCGCCTATTATCAGTTCCGCACGGCCCTCAATTTCGGATTCTTCCACGTCAATTCCCTCCGCGCCGCGCAAATGCTGAGCAATGGCAACAGCTACATCGTGCATCCCAATTTCTAGGCTCCCGGCCAAATCTGGCCGGGGCTGGATGCTCCCACTGGGTAGCCGATTTACGACCAAATAATCTGTCGTACGATAACCAACATCCGTAATCAGCCATTGTTCATCGGCGGGCATGGGCATCTTGGCAAAAATCGGGATGGCAGCGGCGGCCCCTTGAGGCAGCACCAGCACACTTTCAAACCAGAGCCGGTGTGTTGTGCCATTGGGCAGCGTAACAGTGCCACCAAAGCCTTCTAAAGCCCGCTGGAACTTTTCACGGCCCGGGCCGTACCAACTTAGGGGAAGCCCGGTGGCCAAATGGACTGGGCCGGACGCACCATGGTCGGCGGCTGCCACCAAAAGCATCGCGAGGGTTTCCGGATCCGAGGCTTTGTCGCGGCTCCACCGGGGGACCGCGTACAACCGAGCGGCATTGCCGACCAGATAATCGGTGTCGTTAATACGGGTAATGGGTAGCCGGTCGTTGCTTCCTAGCTCCACCATAGCGGGAGCGGGAGCAATGAGGGACGGGAACATGGTGCGATTGGTATCCGATAGCGTTTTGGTGTATCCGTGGCCAACGTCGATAGCGATATAGGACATTATTTTTCACTCCCTTCGCAATACTGCAGGACGACGGTCCGGACGAACGCGCTAACCGAAACGTGCTCGCGTTCGGCGGTTTGCCGAACCAAATCCTCCTCGGGCGCAGTTAAATACAGCGCAAACCGGAACACCC is a window encoding:
- a CDS encoding sigma factor-like helix-turn-helix DNA-binding protein; protein product: MIPIQATVIRRRTCPRVRGWRARVVPMTWWRIHAVVERARTDPDSATWLWHHDRDGVMFEARRVWDASMSHTDWMQEAAMAWWIAVQAFRPGRGAPWFSFWRTTVRRRLASRLKAVHRHKHLVLSQAWSLQAPITPDADDRTTWEDWAADPRATDPVAWLVEQETWQERWMQWADALTPREWTVWLGWVHRRSYAAIAADMGLSVKSVDNALQRALRKIRAVERGRDIG
- a CDS encoding type IV secretory system conjugative DNA transfer family protein; translation: MPADSHGSAEWGNPAEWAEVLRQPPTALLCGAFAFADVGWRPVRMPTWPTGHNVLVLGPPRSGKGARFFMPNLLAAPANPYPPNIIVMDPKSEFLATTWWYFQQHGYDVFNIDFTNPAQSTAFEPLFFSGGREALTDADIETLSLAMVPRTPEKEPFWQNMTRTICQVAIGAAAQAPDADEFSSRGPSLLDVMAIVGHLLRDRAIQQAVAKRLADNGWLAASWAMIANIAKSEGNLANNVSADLLARLAPLMRREILQVAAGYHETIPAPEWDLLLRHARRPWIIYIAASPAAYPPIRLALSSLLLVLRRIQASENHLQRPLWLLLDEFANIGQMPEMVEAATILPGLGVSLVMGLQAVGQLEHLYGKGDADALLDAAHLWLAFPGLGPESAKRVSDRAGQTTVYTQSFGTSSSGGQGGSGSSHNLSASGRSLILPDEVSRLGKDQVLAHKSGYNAVILRSVAYYEQIDPAWQHAARIAHPDDPLIALSLADWRDALQQAGCTLRPPPANLKAHALRVLGAAEPDKPANPDQDQGQASPSIDDLDKLFQQGRKEASQ
- a CDS encoding toprim domain-containing protein, with protein sequence MTNVDTITELRRVPLSDVIKALWPDAEITEKSARYMQYRTPLGKVNIIKNPGQSDGFSWKTGPSADWPGQKVGAINFLLSAGVVHDIREATAWLQSQSLSATALNPSEPQPTNEAKRFKPPPRIRDHLVERRNVTEYLHHHRGISPSVIDFAMRHGDLYAGFGDWYGGYVVFPMRDANGHMTGAIMRWMRDEPPTKFGGQNGPMVPGTQTDKGWWSLGSGPLGVVVEAPIDALSIASVLPDQWDHLITLLASGGSADIPLVAFERITHVLGAQDADGAGERQFNRLAGRLKDKPTGRLKPPQGKDWNECWQTDPDRMRDLWQHVLNRWQHHQTEGRTKDVDRER
- the mobF gene encoding MobF family relaxase, whose translation is MLTISKIKNGGAAAKYFEGQTKRDREIDPATGAVRYFADSGEPPGQWIGARAKALGRQAGDIVKAGELQDLLAGQWHGKPLGQAQKQKPHAAGWDLTFSAPKSVSVVWATADAELRQALEEAHKQAVAKAFEYLSHNAGFTRRGKGGTRKERVELIAAEYEHATSRAGDPHLHSHVLVANMAQRDDGTWGTIESHPLYEQRLVAGMLYQSEFARQLAELGFHVVRGRGRGDTFRIEGVPKALQEEWSKRHQQMEQHGATGQSKAAEKAWRKDRPDKGRINRDELFQRWQYEAQTHGWDADHNYDLMNHHPTRPEKAARQLWNEWPRLREKLTRKEATFQTQDLILSLGQAAYGKLGADQVLQMAEAIVSDPNAHGIVRLAADGAWTTAEHLQRERQMMAHITQMAQAKDGAADADHVALAIAETEQKHGFTLSGEQRAAIAALTGASNVATLRGAAGTGKTTILQAVRMAYESSGYRVMGAAIANEAAENMQQEAGIESVSVAKILYQLGGPKEKGEALGRMAYDAYREQTPDGENVPEWDELSAGEKARWLQAPLRSPAESPLLDSRTVLVIDEAAMVDTDQMARLVAHAAQAGTKIIFTGDEKQIQSIGAGGGFAAARQMTQTVGADAQLTQVFRQKQDWQREAGIAVSEGKAAQALEEYARHGQLSWHADEAATARAIIDQWWMDRVQHGGSQLMITATNKHTAMLARTAQQRLRDEGVLGPLVLAHYRNKRGVKELYQGDQIRFRKGDKQIGVINGNIGEVIGMDDRGRLRVRLVNADKVVTFNPQKYRTFELAYASTAHKGQGKTVDRAYYWISPRDKRGIGYVSFSRQREDMHAYASISEFAGAELGDLARRLQISDQKALALDKLNNELNPEH
- a CDS encoding ribbon-helix-helix protein, CopG family, translating into MDEQVTLRLPRLLADRIDRYAEERKLTRSDAMRALLVSGLDREGLHEMIQSLLNEAIQKLTHKVSDQVAQTVLVAAGRSPEDAAAVVRKVVQP
- a CDS encoding ParM/StbA family protein — its product is MSYIAIDVGHGYTKTLSDTNRTMFPSLIAPAPAMVELGSNDRLPITRINDTDYLVGNAARLYAVPRWSRDKASDPETLAMLLVAAADHGASGPVHLATGLPLSWYGPGREKFQRALEGFGGTVTLPNGTTHRLWFESVLVLPQGAAAAIPIFAKMPMPADEQWLITDVGYRTTDYLVVNRLPSGSIQPRPDLAGSLEIGMHDVAVAIAQHLRGAEGIDVEESEIEGRAELIIGGQRMDLVPTRQTAQARLAGQLAESIKARLGRAFDRLAGIVVCGGGAEPVGNHFRERVAPMTVVIPDEPQWANAQGFLAALHASLHT